The window ATAGACACCGTCAATCACCGGCTGAATTTTGTGTTGCTCGAATAAGTGCACCATGGCGGCAAACTCATCTGGCGTACCCATCGTAGTACCGAGAATCTGTAAATGTTTCCAGAAAATCTTTTGCGGGTTTAAAGTAGTAATTGGCCCCTGTGTACCACCGAAGAAAACAATGCGCCCACCCAATTTGGCGAGGTCGATAAAATGCTTGAATCCATCACCTGCCGCACTATCGATGATCACATCAAAACCATCAGTAGCACTTTGAAACAATTTATGCCAACCACTGATGGTATAGTTGATGCCCATCTTGGCACCCAACTGTATGGCTTTGTTGATTTTCTCATCGCTGGAACTGGTGACATATACTTCTGCACCAATAGCCACCGCCATTTGTAAGACCATCAAAGCCACACCACCACCAATACCGGTGATCAAAACCTTACTTCCCTTTTTCACCTGGCCTTTTGTAAACAAAGCACGATAACCGGTTAATCCCGCAAGCGGGATGGCTGCCGCAGCAGTATGCGATAGATACGCCGGTTTGGGATACAAGGCACTCGAAGGCACTTTCACATATTCTGCAAACGTGCCATCATCGGGTAAACCCAGGATCTTGAATGTGGATGCATGAAAAGCAGGATCATTACCCCAGTGCATACCTGGATTGATGATGACTTCTTTACCCACCCAAAAACTATCTGCATGATCATGCACAGCGTGCACTACACCACTACCATCACTACCGAGAATGATGGGATAGCGCAAGCCGGCATACATGCCTTTTTGTATCCACCAATCGCGGTGATTGAAAGCTGCTGCTTTGATTTTTACCACTACTTCACCCGGACCAGCCTGAGGCATAGGCGCTTCTTGTACCGATAGTGCCTGCTCTTTATCCACGCATATAACCGCACGCATAAACCAAATTTTATTGGTGTAAAGCTAGGCGCTTTCTACTTAGCTGCGGCGTAGTTTTATGGTATGAAAGGGATGAAACTGATTTTGATGACGATGCTCTGTGTGGCAGGCAGCTACAGTTGCAAATCTGTGCAAGTGGTGATGGAGAAAAAACCACCTGAAATACAATTATCGCTGAATACTGAAAAGATTGTACTAGTTGATCTCGCCAAAATACAAGCAAGAGGTTTGGTGATGACCAAACAGCGGGAAGAAGTGTTGCAGGAAATCAAGCAATTCTATTTCAAAGAAGGCAGTAAATACTTAGCAGATGCTTTGTCCATTTCTGTTGTAGTAGATACCACAACACATGCGGTGAAAACACCGGAAACTGTTGTGCAAGAAGTGCAGCAAACTTATGGACCTGCATTGGTGATACTCGTGAACAGTTTTGATGGGGGCTTTAATCAGGAAACGGTGAACCGCGAAAGAAATAATGATGGTTCTGTAAGTAAAACAGCTCAGTACTCTGTGTATTGCACAACGGATGTCAGCATCTGGCACAATAACCAATTTTACCCCAAAAGAATAGAAGCTAGCAGACCACACTCTGAACGATCTGTCATGAGTGGTTTATTGGCAAGAGGCCCGGGCTATAGAGCCAATAAGCGCGATATTGAAGAAGCTGCCAAAGCGAATATGGTGATGATTGCAGACATATTCAGAGAAACAAGAAGACCAGTAATTAGATAAAGAAAAACATCTTGGGCTTGCGTGCACGATTACCACAGCGTCTAAGGATTTGCGTGGGCTGAAAGAGCTCTGCTGATACTGGGAAGTCTAGTCAAAAAAACCTACAGTAGTAGCCCAAGTACAAAACTTGACATTTGTCTGTGTAATATTATATGTAGTTTTCACTAAGCTTTTTTAGGTGCCACTTTCTTTAGCGCCGCTTTTTTAGGTGCCACTTTCTTTAGCGCCGCTTTCTTAGGTGCCGCTTTTGGTTTGATATTTTTATATACAGGAACAGGAATCCCATTTTCTATTTTGTAACCTGTTATAACTCTAGATTTTATTACAATCTTTTTTTGGGGTAATATGTCTTTAAACTTTTCGTACAGTCTTTTAATATCTTGTGGCTCTCTTTCGTAAATGTAAGAATACATTATAGGGTATTCAGTTGATTTTACTTCTATATTCTTAGTTGATGACATTATTAATTTTTTCATGCTTTAAATAAATTTGCTGGATTATTAGTGTTGCTTTTCAAAATACATTTAGGCTCTTCACCTTCCTTAACGTCTGTACTAATGATGCCGTAACTTTCTATCAGATCTGCCCTATGTGTTATGGCTTTGTAGAAGGCGATTGTAGGATTATTTGCATATGTATCAAAAATTAAGCCTAAAGGAACATATCTGTCTGTTTTATCAAATCTAGTCAATGCCCTTTTTGTTGCTTTAACCCTATCTAATTCAACTAATGTCAAGTGGACTTTATAATTACTTTTCTTCAAAATTTCGATAAGCCCTAGTAAGCCATCAAAATTAGACCCAATCTTGGGTAGAATTATATTAGCACCCACTTCCTTACAATAATCGAATAAAGACTTAAATCTAGCAGGATTGTTTTCACCGAAAACTATTCGATCTGATTCTTCGTGAACTAGCGTTGCACCAAATGGCAATGCAGTGAATTCAGGCAACTTCCTTTTCGCATAATCTGAGTCGAGTATATAACCACCATATTTATCTGCAACTATATTGGATATTCCAGATTTACCAGAGGCAGGTAGCCCAGTAATTATATATGCGTTGAATTGAGTTTGCACTGTTGTTAAAGGAAAAGCTCCTCCTTTTCCAAGCTCAATATCCTCATCCTTTTCTAACCGCTTTTGAGTTAATAATTCTAAAACAATTGTTTCCCGAAGCTTTCGTCTGCTTTTTGCGCTACGGTATTTTGCTATTCTATAAGATTTACTACTTACACTTATTAATGTTTCATCGAAATTTTCAATATTAAGTTCAGTTGAAACAATCTTTGGAACAATTCCATACTTTTCATCTATATCAAAATCATAATTTAAGGCATTTTCCAAAAAATGTTCGACAAGTTCGAAATTGTTAAGTGGTCTGCTTGTTTTAGCCATATCTAAAGTTAAATAAATTTAGACTATTTTAAGTTTGCGCATAAAATTCTGGGCTTTGCAAAGGTCAGCAATAAATATTCCATAGCCTTATTCTAAACTATGGCTTTATTGGTTAAAGTAAGAATAAAAATATTGATTAACCTATCAAAGCTGGATTGTTCATTACTTAAAAACCAAATTGAACAAAGCCGTTTGCTAACAGTATTTTAAAGGTAGCTTTTTTTCTGATCGACCCAACCATTCGTTAAAATGATGATACCTTCTGTTATTTTATTCATCCAAAATACAGAACCATGTTTTTCACTATCTGAGATAAAATTATCGTGTAAGCCAATTGTAAAATTTACATGCATTTCAGTTTGCTGTGGCTTCATAGAAGCAAATATAGTTTGATCACTAAAATGAATGAATGCGTTTCCTGTATCATAAACTTTTTGAACCCAGTCAAACCCACTTACTTGATTTAGTTTACTTACTAGATATGTATCAGTTAAGTTTTTATTTGATATATCTTTTATATTTCTAACAGGTGTGCCAGAAAAAACGAGTTTAGCAAATTCATCGACATTGAAATTAATCAACTGCGGTGCATACAATCTTAATAATGTATCAACATGAACTCTTACTAATGGCGCCGCTGCTATAAAATTTTTACTGCGTATTAAATCTGAAAATCCTTTGATAATGTTTACAGATCGATTTAAGATTCCTATTGTATAGATATCAAACATGTAAAACCCTGGAGGTATTTCCAAGCATTCTTTTCCTAATTGGGTAATTAGTTTTATTTGCAAATCAAGATTTTCCAATAACTCCTCAATACTACTGTTTGTTTCCATAAAATAGTGACTAACTCTAAAATATAGGAAAGTTATGAGATGAAAAAAGCAGGCTCTTGGCCTGCTTTTTAAATAACTATCTTAAGTCTATTACAAGTTCTCAATAATTCCGGCAATGCCTTGTCCGCCGCCAACGCATGCTGTAACCATGCCGTATTTTTTGTTCAGTCGCTTCATATCATTCAGTATCTGAATGGTGAGCTTGGCACCGGTACAACCCAATGGATGGCCTAAGGCTATCGCCCCACCATTGATGTTCACAATATCCGGGTTCAATCCCGCTTCGCGGATGACTGCCAATGACTGAGAAGCAAATGCTTCGTTCAATTCAATCAAATCAATATCACCCAGGTTCATATTGGCTTGCTTCAATACTTTGGGTATCGCCGCCACAGGACCAATACCCATGATGCGCGGGTGCACACCGGCAGAAGCGCAATTCACCAATCGGCCAATCGGCTTCAGTCCCAACTCATTCACCATACGCTCACTCATCACCAACACAAATGCAGAACCATCACTTGTTTGAGAACTATTGCCTGCAGTCACGCAGCCACCCACAGCAAATGCCGGCTTCAACTTGGCCAATGCTTCTACCGTGGTATCTGCACGTACCCCTTCATCCGTATCTACCACATAAGAACGTGTGGCTTTCTTACCCTTTTCGTTCAAGTAAGTTTCTTCTACGGTAATGGGGAGAATACCAGATTTAAAATGGCCGGCTTCAATAGCAGCTTTGGCTTTCTGGTGACTCTGATACGCAAACTGATCCTGGTCTTCTCTGTTTACATTGTATTCCTTGGCAACTGCTTCAGCCGTTAAGCCCATGCTCAAATAATAATCGGGTTCATCTTTGGCAATGCTATAAGCAGGTACGGTTTTCCAACCTGCGGTTGGTACCAGACTCATGCTTTCTGTACCACCGGCAATGATACAATCTGCCATACCGGTACGAATGCGTGCAGTGGCCATGGCAATGGTTTCCAAACCACTGGCGCAATAACGGTTTACGGTTACACCCGGTGCATCAAAACCTACCGCACGTGCAGCAATGATTCTTGCCACCTGCAAACCTTGTTCTGCTTCGGGCACGGCATTACCCACAATCACATCATCCACACGCTTGGGATCTAGCTGTGGCACAGATGCCAACAAACCTTTGATCACATCAATGGCCAGATCATCGGGGCGTACAAAACGAAAACCGCCGCGCTTGCTCTTGGCTACTGCGGTTCTGAAACCAGCTACGATATATGCTTCCTGCATGGCAAACAGATTTTCTCCAAATGTAGGGGAATTCACCAATAAAAGTTGTTTATGCAACCAATTTTCACAAACCGGGCTGTTGTACCTTCGCGCCATGTTGTACCCCTTAATCCGCAACCTGCTGTTCCGCTTTGATCCTGAAGCAGTTCACCATTTTTCTATGAACCTGCTGCGCGGGGTCTGCGATTTTGGCCCGGGCAAAAGCCTGATCAGCGGGCTCTATCAATACCGCAAACAAAACCTGGCCAAAGAAGTGTTTGGGCTCAAGTTTACCAATCCCGTTGGTTTGGGTGCCGGCTTTGATAAGAACGCCCTCTACCTGAGCGAACTGGAAGCTTTGGGTTTTGGCTTTGTGGAAATTGGTACGGTTACACCCAAACCTCAGCCGGGTAATGAGCAACCCAGGTTGTTTCGCCTGCCGGCGGATAAGGCCCTGATTAACCGCATGGGCTTTAACAACAATGGTGTGGAAGCAGTGAAAGCCCGATTAGAAGCTTGGCGCAGACAACACCCCAATAGCCAAATGATTGTTGGCGGTAATATTGGCAAGAATAAAGTAACCGAGAACGAAGATGCCTGGAAGGATTATGTGATTTGCTTCGACCGCTTGTTTGACACCGCCGATTATTTTGTGGTGAATGTGAGCAGTCCCAACACACCCGGCCTGCGCGCCTTGCAAGAAAAACCGGCTTTGGAAAAAATCTTCGGTGAACTGCAGCAAATCAATCAGGGTAAACCCAAACCAAAACCTTTGCTGCTGAAAATTGCTCCTGATTTAACCAATGAACAATTGGATGATATCATTGCCTTAACCAAAGACATGCAACTCGCTGGTTTGGTGGCTACCAATACCACCATCAGCAGAGCCGGATTGCGCACAGCACCCGTAGCAGTGGAAGCCATTGGTATGGGCGGACTCAGCGGTAAGCCCGTACAACAAAAGAGCAATGAAGTTTTGCAATACTTGGTGAAAGGATTGGAGGGCAACACCCCTGTTATAGCGAGTGGTGGAATTTTCACCGGCGCAGATGCACAGGAAAAAATGGATCTTGGCGCATCATTGATTCAGGTTTGGACAGGCTTTGTGTACCAAGGCCCGGCCATCGCCAAAAATATTTGTA is drawn from Chitinophagales bacterium and contains these coding sequences:
- a CDS encoding zinc-binding dehydrogenase — its product is MRAVICVDKEQALSVQEAPMPQAGPGEVVVKIKAAAFNHRDWWIQKGMYAGLRYPIILGSDGSGVVHAVHDHADSFWVGKEVIINPGMHWGNDPAFHASTFKILGLPDDGTFAEYVKVPSSALYPKPAYLSHTAAAAIPLAGLTGYRALFTKGQVKKGSKVLITGIGGGVALMVLQMAVAIGAEVYVTSSSDEKINKAIQLGAKMGINYTISGWHKLFQSATDGFDVIIDSAAGDGFKHFIDLAKLGGRIVFFGGTQGPITTLNPQKIFWKHLQILGTTMGTPDEFAAMVHLFEQHKIQPVIDGVYPMDQAEQAIRKMDTAAQFGKIVLQIAD
- a CDS encoding acetyl-CoA C-acyltransferase, whose product is MQEAYIVAGFRTAVAKSKRGGFRFVRPDDLAIDVIKGLLASVPQLDPKRVDDVIVGNAVPEAEQGLQVARIIAARAVGFDAPGVTVNRYCASGLETIAMATARIRTGMADCIIAGGTESMSLVPTAGWKTVPAYSIAKDEPDYYLSMGLTAEAVAKEYNVNREDQDQFAYQSHQKAKAAIEAGHFKSGILPITVEETYLNEKGKKATRSYVVDTDEGVRADTTVEALAKLKPAFAVGGCVTAGNSSQTSDGSAFVLVMSERMVNELGLKPIGRLVNCASAGVHPRIMGIGPVAAIPKVLKQANMNLGDIDLIELNEAFASQSLAVIREAGLNPDIVNINGGAIALGHPLGCTGAKLTIQILNDMKRLNKKYGMVTACVGGGQGIAGIIENL
- a CDS encoding zeta toxin family protein produces the protein MAKTSRPLNNFELVEHFLENALNYDFDIDEKYGIVPKIVSTELNIENFDETLISVSSKSYRIAKYRSAKSRRKLRETIVLELLTQKRLEKDEDIELGKGGAFPLTTVQTQFNAYIITGLPASGKSGISNIVADKYGGYILDSDYAKRKLPEFTALPFGATLVHEESDRIVFGENNPARFKSLFDYCKEVGANIILPKIGSNFDGLLGLIEILKKSNYKVHLTLVELDRVKATKRALTRFDKTDRYVPLGLIFDTYANNPTIAFYKAITHRADLIESYGIISTDVKEGEEPKCILKSNTNNPANLFKA
- a CDS encoding quinone-dependent dihydroorotate dehydrogenase; translation: MYPLIRNLLFRFDPEAVHHFSMNLLRGVCDFGPGKSLISGLYQYRKQNLAKEVFGLKFTNPVGLGAGFDKNALYLSELEALGFGFVEIGTVTPKPQPGNEQPRLFRLPADKALINRMGFNNNGVEAVKARLEAWRRQHPNSQMIVGGNIGKNKVTENEDAWKDYVICFDRLFDTADYFVVNVSSPNTPGLRALQEKPALEKIFGELQQINQGKPKPKPLLLKIAPDLTNEQLDDIIALTKDMQLAGLVATNTTISRAGLRTAPVAVEAIGMGGLSGKPVQQKSNEVLQYLVKGLEGNTPVIASGGIFTGADAQEKMDLGASLIQVWTGFVYQGPAIAKNICKELR